A genomic region of Eucalyptus grandis isolate ANBG69807.140 chromosome 5, ASM1654582v1, whole genome shotgun sequence contains the following coding sequences:
- the LOC120293191 gene encoding TMV resistance protein N-like isoform X2 — MANPGSEASEHLREQSRLCFCFKPLIFLARLLARLSLSLCSEAWHSREAHVPSAILMGGSSNMKRTYDVFLSFRGTDVRQGFLSHLYAALDQRGIYTFVDSEELRKGEEISPTLMRAIEESCIAIIVFSEDYASSPWCLEEAVKIMECKERTGLIVFPVFYKVEPREIRGGRESYGRAMAKHESKFGKDSEKVKRWKEALFEAGSLSGWDLNDRSMGTWRRWKDGSCQGPI, encoded by the exons ATGGCCAACCCCGGGTCAGAGGCCTCCGAGCATCTCCGAGAGCAAAGCCGACTCTGCTTCTGCTTTAAGCCCTTGATTTTCTTAGCAAGACTCTTAgcaagactctctctctctctctgttccgAAGCTTGGCATTCTAGAGAAGCACATGTACCATCAGCTATTCTAATGGGTGGTTCTTCGAATATGAAAAGGACTTACGATGTGTTCCTCAGTTTCAGAGGGACAGATGTCCGCCAAGGCTTCCTCAGTCATCTCTACGCGGCTCTGGACCAGAGAGGAATATACACTTTTGTGGATAGCGAGGAGCTTAGGAAAGGAGAGGAAATATCGCCGACGCTCATGAGGGCGATCGAGGAATCGTGCATCGCGATCATCGTTTTCTCTGAGGACTACGCCTCCTCGCCGTGGTGTTTGGAAGAGGCTGTGAAaatcatggagtgcaaggagcGAACGGGCCTGATTGTGTTCCCagtgttttacaaagtggaaccaaGAGAAataagaggaggaagagagagttaTGGGAGAGCTATGGCTAAGCATGAGTCCAAGTTCGGTAAGGATtcagagaaagtgaagagatggaaggaGGCTCTCTTTGAAGCCGGTAGCTTGTCTGGGTGGGACTTGAATGACAG GTCTATGGGGACCTGGAGGCGTTGGAAGGACGGCAGTTGCCAAGGCCCTATATAA
- the LOC120293191 gene encoding disease resistance protein RUN1-like isoform X1 — translation MANPGSEASEHLREQSRLCFCFKPLIFLARLLARLSLSLCSEAWHSREAHVPSAILMGGSSNMKRTYDVFLSFRGTDVRQGFLSHLYAALDQRGIYTFVDSEELRKGEEISPTLMRAIEESCIAIIVFSEDYASSPWCLEEAVKIMECKERTGLIVFPVFYKVEPREIRGGRESYGRAMAKHESKFGKDSEKVKRWKEALFEAGSLSGWDLNDRDEADVIQCIIKELLIHLDRTPLHVAKYPTGIDSQVQKLIRLSQKESIDDDDVMMIGLWGPGGVGRTAVAKALYNAMMRQFAACSFLEQVREKSNRSDGLVTLQKDLLSQILAHPITVYSVAGGISLIRERLCCKKVLLFLKYMP, via the exons ATGGCCAACCCCGGGTCAGAGGCCTCCGAGCATCTCCGAGAGCAAAGCCGACTCTGCTTCTGCTTTAAGCCCTTGATTTTCTTAGCAAGACTCTTAgcaagactctctctctctctctgttccgAAGCTTGGCATTCTAGAGAAGCACATGTACCATCAGCTATTCTAATGGGTGGTTCTTCGAATATGAAAAGGACTTACGATGTGTTCCTCAGTTTCAGAGGGACAGATGTCCGCCAAGGCTTCCTCAGTCATCTCTACGCGGCTCTGGACCAGAGAGGAATATACACTTTTGTGGATAGCGAGGAGCTTAGGAAAGGAGAGGAAATATCGCCGACGCTCATGAGGGCGATCGAGGAATCGTGCATCGCGATCATCGTTTTCTCTGAGGACTACGCCTCCTCGCCGTGGTGTTTGGAAGAGGCTGTGAAaatcatggagtgcaaggagcGAACGGGCCTGATTGTGTTCCCagtgttttacaaagtggaaccaaGAGAAataagaggaggaagagagagttaTGGGAGAGCTATGGCTAAGCATGAGTCCAAGTTCGGTAAGGATtcagagaaagtgaagagatggaaggaGGCTCTCTTTGAAGCCGGTAGCTTGTCTGGGTGGGACTTGAATGACAG AGATGAAGCAGATGTCATCCAATGCATCATAAAGGAATTATTGATTCATCTTGACCGAACACCCTTACATGTCGCTAAGTATCCAACCGGAATAGATTCCCAAGTTCAAAAACTGATACGGTTGTCACAGAAAGAGTcgattgatgatgatgatgttatgaTGATAGGTCTATGGGGACCTGGAGGCGTTGGAAGGACGGCAGTTGCCAAGGCCCTATATAATGCTATGATGAGACAATTTGCGGCTTGTAGTTTTTTGGAGCAagttagagaaaaatcaaaccgaaGCGATGGTCTTGTTACTTTACAAAAGGATCTTCTATCTCAGATCCTAGCTCATCCTATAACGGTCTACAGTGTCGCTGGAGGAATTAGTTTGATACGGGAAAGACTATGTTGCAAGAAGGTTCTCCTGTTTCTCAAATATATGCCTTAG